A genomic stretch from Campylobacter concisus includes:
- a CDS encoding tRNA (cytidine(34)-2'-O)-methyltransferase — protein MFNIVLVHPQIPQNTGAIGRMCVNANLKLHIVKPTVFDLSEKAVRRAGLDYWKNLNPKIWDSLEEFLEANLNHKDRFFFATTKTNRLYCEAEFKPGDFIFFGGESTGLPREFMDINFKNAITIPMGKEGRSLNLAMSAGIIAYEAIRQNITEFDFRSEI, from the coding sequence ATGTTTAACATAGTCCTGGTTCATCCTCAGATACCGCAAAATACTGGAGCTATCGGTAGAATGTGCGTTAATGCAAATTTAAAGCTGCATATCGTTAAGCCCACTGTGTTTGATCTGAGTGAAAAGGCTGTTAGACGAGCAGGGCTTGACTACTGGAAAAATTTAAATCCAAAAATTTGGGATAGTTTGGAAGAATTTTTAGAAGCAAACTTAAACCACAAGGATAGATTTTTCTTCGCTACCACAAAGACAAATAGGCTTTACTGCGAGGCCGAGTTTAAACCGGGAGATTTTATATTTTTTGGTGGAGAGAGTACTGGGCTGCCAAGAGAATTTATGGATATAAATTTTAAAAACGCCATAACCATACCAATGGGAAAAGAGGGCAGAAGCTTAAATTTAGCTATGAGTGCTGGTATTATCGCTTATGAGGCGATCAGGCAAAATATCACTGAATTTGACTTTAGGAGTGAGATTTGA
- the maf gene encoding septum formation inhibitor Maf has product MITLASSSPTRANLLKDAGINFTQISFQFDESKIEKKVKPEIYVQNVVKAKKEQFLKENIALKNLLFADSCVACGDKILGKAKDEKEAIAMLNLQSGNECSVYTAMIFLGEFELINVSKTMYKFKKFDEHDLNEYIKNNEWQGKAGAMTIENFNKKYIISQHGETSTAMGLNLKILKAFL; this is encoded by the coding sequence ATGATAACACTCGCTTCAAGCTCGCCAACAAGGGCAAATTTATTAAAAGATGCTGGCATAAATTTCACTCAAATTTCTTTCCAGTTTGACGAGAGCAAGATAGAAAAAAAAGTAAAGCCTGAAATTTATGTCCAAAACGTCGTAAAAGCCAAAAAAGAGCAATTTTTAAAAGAAAATATAGCTCTTAAAAATTTACTCTTTGCAGATAGCTGTGTAGCGTGTGGAGATAAAATTTTAGGTAAAGCAAAGGATGAAAAAGAAGCGATTGCCATGCTAAATTTACAAAGTGGCAACGAATGCAGCGTCTATACGGCGATGATATTTTTAGGTGAATTTGAGCTTATAAACGTAAGTAAAACTATGTATAAATTTAAAAAATTTGACGAGCATGACCTTAATGAATACATAAAAAATAATGAGTGGCAAGGCAAGGCTGGAGCCATGACGATAGAAAATTTTAATAAAAAATATATCATCTCCCAGCACGGTGAGACCAGCACAGCCATGGGGCTAAATTTAAAAATATTAAAGGCATTTTTATGA
- a CDS encoding ComEA family DNA-binding protein, which translates to MRIKILLCLVVASIAYGANLNTASKNELMELGLSKGQALNIIKYRKAHKFKSIDELEKVQGIGFNDMQKVKEKLSIKDNAKVKKSEAKNSKGKKK; encoded by the coding sequence ATGAGGATTAAAATTTTACTTTGTTTAGTAGTCGCAAGTATTGCATATGGTGCTAATCTAAATACAGCCAGCAAAAACGAGTTAATGGAACTTGGGCTAAGTAAGGGTCAAGCGTTAAACATTATAAAATACAGAAAAGCCCATAAATTTAAAAGCATCGATGAGCTTGAAAAAGTCCAAGGTATTGGCTTTAACGATATGCAAAAAGTTAAAGAAAAACTTAGCATAAAAGATAATGCGAAAGTCAAAAAATCTGAAGCAAAAAACTCCAAAGGCAAGAAAAAATAA
- the glyS gene encoding glycine--tRNA ligase subunit beta, producing MKELLLEIGVEELPAIPFLRELPNINAKWQAVLEKYNLVSPFKFYYTPRRLVFFHEKFPRSQPDSVVSFIGAPKQVALKDGAFTKAALSFANKCGIDESELKFKEIDGKEVLYYEKEVNGEPVAKIMGDMVEEFLKSLNFGKSMRWGNGEFEFIRPIRSFLCLLGDEVIKFNKFGVESGDSTYPHRSISYDKIKISNIKEYFEGSKSRGIVLEAGEREKIILDEFEKISQKSGLKIEIDKDLLAEVVAITEYPTALLGSFEEEFLEVPSEVIITSMKENQRYFPVFKDGKLANGFVVVSNAITKDYSLIIKGNEKVLRARLSDAMFFWQSDLAHEFGPEKLKNITYLKELGSIYEKELRELQVAKKLASNYDELLEKEAGEYGAKLERAVMLSKADLTTQMVYEFTELQGIMGAYYAKAKNEDEDVVLAIKEQYLPDGEEAQCPSKVFSSVVALSNKLDTLMGLFSIGKIPSGTKDPYALRRAANGVIKIVLAHDLKFNVKEILENIAKDYKKFDVGVLINFILDRLYTFFDANASIVKACIKSGEKDILELTKMIEALAKISSKPNFRENFSTFKRLANIIKDDKFSKVNENLFEIDAEKALNDAFKAVDKSLAYEPRLKALFALKPQIDEFFDKVMINVENEKVRNNRVAIIGQIYSEILKVADIKEISF from the coding sequence ATGAAAGAGTTATTACTAGAGATCGGAGTTGAAGAACTTCCAGCGATACCCTTTTTAAGGGAGCTACCAAATATCAATGCTAAATGGCAGGCTGTGCTTGAAAAATATAATCTTGTAAGTCCTTTTAAATTTTATTATACGCCGCGTCGTTTGGTCTTTTTTCATGAGAAATTTCCACGATCTCAGCCTGACAGCGTGGTTAGCTTTATCGGTGCGCCAAAGCAAGTGGCACTAAAAGACGGAGCTTTTACAAAGGCAGCACTTAGCTTTGCAAATAAATGCGGTATAGATGAAAGTGAGCTTAAATTTAAAGAGATAGACGGCAAAGAGGTGCTTTACTATGAAAAAGAGGTAAATGGTGAGCCGGTTGCCAAGATAATGGGCGACATGGTCGAAGAGTTTTTAAAGAGTCTTAACTTTGGCAAGTCTATGCGCTGGGGTAACGGCGAGTTTGAGTTTATCCGTCCGATAAGATCGTTTTTGTGTTTACTTGGCGATGAGGTCATAAAATTTAATAAATTTGGCGTAGAGAGCGGTGATTCAACCTATCCACATAGAAGTATCAGCTATGACAAGATAAAAATTTCAAATATAAAAGAGTATTTTGAAGGCTCAAAGAGCCGTGGTATCGTGCTTGAAGCAGGCGAGAGAGAAAAAATAATCCTTGATGAGTTTGAAAAAATTAGCCAAAAAAGCGGGCTAAAGATCGAAATCGATAAAGACTTGTTAGCTGAAGTCGTGGCGATCACTGAGTATCCGACAGCACTTCTTGGCTCGTTTGAAGAGGAATTTTTGGAGGTGCCAAGTGAGGTCATTATCACTTCTATGAAAGAAAATCAGCGCTACTTCCCAGTCTTTAAAGATGGCAAGCTAGCAAACGGCTTTGTAGTCGTAAGTAACGCCATCACAAAAGATTACTCGCTCATCATTAAGGGCAACGAAAAGGTGCTAAGAGCAAGGCTAAGTGATGCGATGTTCTTTTGGCAAAGCGACCTAGCGCACGAATTTGGCCCAGAAAAACTAAAAAATATAACTTACCTAAAAGAGCTTGGAAGTATCTACGAAAAAGAGCTTAGAGAGCTACAAGTGGCTAAAAAGCTTGCTAGCAACTATGACGAGCTACTCGAAAAAGAAGCTGGCGAGTATGGAGCCAAGCTTGAGCGAGCCGTGATGTTAAGTAAGGCTGATCTTACAACTCAGATGGTTTATGAATTTACCGAGCTTCAAGGTATCATGGGCGCTTACTATGCAAAGGCAAAAAACGAGGATGAAGACGTCGTTTTAGCTATAAAAGAACAGTATTTGCCAGACGGCGAAGAGGCGCAGTGCCCAAGTAAGGTGTTTAGCTCGGTTGTAGCGCTTTCAAATAAGCTTGATACGCTAATGGGGCTCTTTAGTATCGGCAAAATCCCAAGCGGCACCAAAGATCCATACGCTCTAAGACGTGCGGCTAATGGGGTGATAAAGATCGTTTTGGCGCATGATTTGAAATTTAATGTAAAAGAAATTTTAGAAAATATCGCAAAAGACTACAAGAAATTTGATGTTGGAGTGCTTATAAATTTCATCCTTGATAGGCTCTATACCTTCTTTGATGCAAATGCTTCTATCGTAAAAGCGTGCATAAAAAGCGGCGAAAAGGATATCTTGGAGCTAACAAAGATGATAGAGGCACTTGCTAAAATTTCTAGCAAGCCAAATTTTAGAGAGAACTTCTCGACATTTAAACGCCTTGCAAACATCATAAAAGATGATAAATTTAGCAAGGTGAACGAGAACCTCTTTGAGATAGATGCTGAAAAAGCCCTAAATGATGCGTTTAAAGCGGTTGATAAGAGCCTAGCATACGAGCCAAGGCTAAAGGCGCTATTTGCTCTAAAACCGCAGATAGATGAGTTTTTTGACAAAGTTATGATAAATGTTGAAAATGAGAAAGTACGAAACAATCGCGTCGCAATAATCGGTCAAATTTATAGTGAGATACTAAAAGTAGCTGATATAAAAGAGATCAGCTTTTAA
- a CDS encoding CCA tRNA nucleotidyltransferase codes for MQISKIDSKISQNKPLDGLKNEIKIKNEIYKNSELDFFRSLFAPFTSRVYLVGGCVRDAFLGREIYDYDIEVYDIEPTKFNELMASIGASGVGKSYFIYKYKNYDIGLPRSESKTGNSHKDFAVSYINDPKIASLRRDFTINAMMMNIFNGEILDFYGGKQDLAKKTLRHIDSEKFKEDPLRVLRGVQFSARLDFSIVSETLALMKSLSLEHLSRDRINTELIKFFRAKHLEKGACYLFELGLFKEIFGVQIYKDDEFLAELKSARNFVDDERLFLYLFFGKFESNAKEILEKIRLPKSYFSILKESYFKHMPSDKELMQIALNMPIKSWLGAYNKERIERAKKLGIYELKFDAKVDVTEILSAGFKNEEIAKEIKRRQELEISKYLSERKLRKD; via the coding sequence TTGCAAATATCGAAAATAGACTCCAAAATCTCTCAAAATAAGCCATTAGACGGCTTAAAAAATGAGATAAAAATCAAAAATGAAATTTATAAAAATAGCGAGCTAGACTTTTTTAGATCGCTATTTGCTCCATTTACTTCACGTGTCTATCTAGTTGGTGGCTGCGTGAGAGATGCGTTCTTGGGGCGAGAAATTTATGATTACGACATCGAAGTTTATGACATTGAGCCTACTAAATTTAATGAGCTAATGGCTAGCATAGGCGCTAGCGGAGTTGGCAAAAGCTACTTTATCTACAAATACAAAAACTACGACATTGGGCTTCCAAGAAGCGAGAGCAAGACTGGAAATTCACACAAGGACTTTGCAGTAAGCTATATTAACGATCCAAAAATTGCGAGCCTTAGGCGAGATTTTACGATAAATGCCATGATGATGAATATCTTTAATGGAGAAATTTTAGACTTTTACGGCGGGAAGCAAGATTTAGCAAAAAAGACATTAAGGCACATTGATAGTGAAAAATTTAAAGAGGATCCACTAAGGGTGCTTAGAGGAGTGCAGTTTAGCGCGAGGCTTGATTTTAGCATAGTTAGTGAGACGCTAGCTCTTATGAAAAGCCTTAGTTTGGAGCATCTAAGTAGAGATAGGATAAATACTGAGCTTATTAAATTCTTTCGCGCAAAGCATCTTGAAAAAGGAGCTTGCTATCTTTTTGAGCTTGGACTTTTTAAAGAAATTTTTGGCGTACAAATTTATAAAGATGATGAGTTTTTGGCTGAGCTAAAAAGTGCTAGAAATTTCGTGGATGATGAGAGATTATTTTTATATCTATTTTTTGGAAAATTTGAGTCCAATGCAAAAGAAATTTTAGAGAAAATACGCCTGCCAAAGAGCTATTTTTCTATCTTAAAAGAGTCTTATTTTAAGCATATGCCAAGCGATAAAGAGCTAATGCAAATTGCCCTAAATATGCCCATAAAATCATGGCTTGGAGCTTATAATAAAGAGCGAATAGAGCGTGCAAAGAAGCTTGGAATTTATGAGCTAAAATTTGACGCGAAAGTCGATGTGACAGAAATTTTATCAGCTGGTTTTAAAAACGAAGAGATCGCAAAAGAGATAAAACGTAGGCAAGAGCTTGAAATTTCAAAATATCTAAGCGAGCGTAAGCTCAGAAAAGATTAG
- a CDS encoding endonuclease/exonuclease/phosphatase family protein produces the protein MRVVFALLFTILVAFASEISIATYNVQNLFDCKDDGSEYLDFKVGVSKWDCEAADSKLQRTRQVINALNTDIIALQEIENEQVLKALVSDSEYKFVSFTKEKNSPVGLGLISKLQPSGSEVFKVSNVKTRNILKVIFETEGKKFSVFVNHFPTYKNGINMQKKAEKTLRTALGKEKNAIILGDFNSPFGQKSILNDIIATRNFYDLYKELEPKDRYSHAVHGKKRAIDHVLLSPSFMENGDLSYVSGSFEVFKPSFAVDEKGFAKSDLYSDHFALKFKISTDPSPVKKGFVSKIFKKDENKANKKTSEQNYKTADVDTLFDHPGAVPVVIEKAVVILKDKHGFIISKNHRGIYVYDSKNSVIVGEELDILVRRMKIYKDALEVSSYEIINEHGTKDISENLLDASQLSEARSGDVFAEISGRLERGYLHTPYGKIRVYSKKKLKDGEYSFENARVKIYKRENQIVVE, from the coding sequence TTGAGAGTAGTTTTTGCTTTGCTTTTTACCATTTTGGTGGCATTTGCGAGTGAAATTAGCATTGCAACTTATAATGTGCAAAATTTATTTGATTGCAAAGATGATGGTAGCGAGTATCTTGATTTTAAAGTAGGCGTATCAAAGTGGGACTGCGAGGCGGCTGATTCAAAACTACAAAGAACAAGACAAGTTATAAATGCACTAAATACAGACATTATCGCACTTCAAGAGATCGAAAATGAGCAGGTTTTAAAAGCTCTGGTAAGTGATAGCGAGTATAAATTCGTTAGTTTTACAAAGGAGAAAAATTCGCCTGTTGGGCTTGGGCTTATTTCAAAGTTGCAGCCAAGTGGCAGTGAAGTTTTTAAAGTTTCAAACGTAAAGACGAGAAATATTTTAAAGGTTATTTTTGAGACGGAAGGCAAGAAATTTAGCGTATTTGTAAACCACTTTCCAACTTATAAAAATGGCATAAATATGCAAAAAAAGGCCGAAAAAACGTTAAGAACGGCTCTGGGTAAAGAGAAAAATGCAATTATTTTGGGTGATTTTAACTCGCCCTTTGGACAAAAATCCATCCTAAATGACATCATTGCAACGAGAAATTTTTATGATCTTTATAAAGAGCTTGAACCAAAAGATAGATATTCTCACGCAGTGCATGGCAAAAAAAGAGCGATCGATCATGTTTTGCTTTCACCTAGCTTTATGGAAAATGGCGATCTAAGCTATGTTAGTGGTAGTTTTGAAGTCTTTAAACCAAGCTTTGCAGTCGATGAAAAAGGCTTTGCAAAGAGTGACCTTTATTCGGATCACTTTGCATTAAAGTTTAAAATTTCAACTGATCCAAGTCCAGTGAAAAAAGGCTTTGTGAGTAAAATTTTTAAAAAAGATGAAAATAAAGCCAATAAAAAAACAAGCGAGCAAAACTATAAGACGGCTGATGTAGATACACTTTTTGATCATCCAGGGGCAGTACCAGTCGTGATTGAAAAAGCGGTTGTTATCTTAAAAGATAAGCATGGCTTTATTATCTCGAAAAATCACCGCGGAATTTATGTCTATGATTCTAAAAATAGCGTTATTGTAGGCGAAGAGCTAGATATTTTAGTAAGGCGAATGAAAATTTATAAAGATGCGCTTGAAGTCAGCTCTTATGAGATTATAAATGAGCATGGCACAAAAGATATTAGCGAAAATTTACTAGATGCATCGCAACTAAGTGAAGCTAGAAGTGGCGATGTCTTTGCTGAAATTTCGGGCAGGCTTGAGAGAGGCTATCTGCATACACCATACGGTAAGATCAGGGTTTATAGTAAGAAAAAGCTAAAAGATGGCGAGTATAGTTTTGAAAATGCGAGAGTTAAAATTTACAAGAGAGAAAACCAAATCGTTGTGGAGTAG
- a CDS encoding transglycosylase domain-containing protein yields the protein MKYILAFIFIVAISLGGAFLYFYSQVRFDAYAIIDYKPKLTTQIFDRNNELIANIFEENRIYVKYNDIPPRVIEALVAIEDTSYFEHGGINVEAMARAAIKDIKARKLVEGASTLTQQLIKNLALSREKKFTRKIKEIVLAMKLESELSKEDIIERYLNHVYFGHGYYGIKTAAEGYFRKELNELSIKEVAMLVGLPKAPSTYDPTKHLDLSLSRANRVLERMYSIGWLNEDEYRKGVLEEPAVFDDTLTRNKAPYVVDEIIKEASKKFDDIKTGGYKIQSTVDLNVQKIAQEALVYGYNEILKRDKKANAEILNGAIVVTHPQSGQILALIGGIDYAKSSYNRATQSKRQPGSSFKPFIYQIALDSGYSVVSQVADIARTFDMGNGKEWTPKNYSGGFQGYITIKSAITQSRNLATINLLNDLGLSSVRKQLTDMGFNDIPENLSIALGSFGISPLDFAKFYSMFPNEGEMVEPTLIKHIENSFGASMDYEPQRKQVLKPEQAFLMTTLLQNVVNNGTGRNAKINGIQIAGKTGTTNNNIDAWFCGYSPDIEAIIWYGNDDNSPMKKIEGGGRTAAPVFKKFMEGYIKLYPTLRRAFEQPDGVYKGYYGGSDEYYTNDSPLPQNIPANDIIQDQENDGLLF from the coding sequence ATGAAATATATCCTGGCATTTATCTTTATAGTTGCCATTTCACTTGGCGGAGCATTTTTATATTTTTATTCGCAAGTTAGATTTGATGCTTACGCTATTATTGATTATAAACCAAAGCTTACAACGCAAATTTTTGATAGAAACAACGAACTCATTGCAAATATCTTTGAAGAAAATAGAATTTATGTAAAATATAACGACATCCCGCCGCGTGTCATCGAAGCACTCGTGGCTATCGAGGATACGAGCTACTTTGAGCACGGCGGCATAAACGTAGAAGCTATGGCAAGAGCTGCCATAAAAGATATTAAAGCTAGAAAGCTGGTCGAGGGTGCTTCAACACTAACACAACAGCTCATTAAAAATTTGGCTCTAAGCCGTGAGAAGAAATTTACAAGAAAGATAAAAGAAATCGTGCTTGCCATGAAGCTTGAAAGCGAGCTTAGCAAAGAAGATATCATCGAAAGATACCTAAATCACGTCTATTTTGGACATGGTTACTACGGCATAAAAACAGCAGCTGAGGGATATTTTAGAAAAGAGCTAAATGAGCTAAGCATAAAAGAGGTTGCCATGCTAGTTGGCTTGCCAAAGGCTCCAAGCACTTATGATCCTACAAAGCACCTTGACCTATCACTTAGCCGTGCAAATAGAGTACTTGAGAGAATGTATAGCATCGGCTGGCTAAACGAGGATGAGTACCGCAAGGGCGTGCTTGAAGAGCCAGCGGTCTTTGACGATACACTCACAAGAAATAAAGCTCCTTACGTAGTCGATGAGATAATAAAAGAGGCCTCAAAGAAATTTGACGATATAAAAACTGGTGGTTATAAGATACAAAGCACAGTTGATCTAAATGTTCAAAAGATCGCTCAAGAAGCTCTAGTATATGGCTACAATGAAATTTTAAAACGCGATAAAAAAGCAAATGCAGAAATCCTAAATGGAGCTATAGTAGTCACTCATCCACAAAGTGGTCAAATTTTGGCACTGATTGGCGGTATTGACTACGCAAAAAGCAGCTATAACCGCGCCACTCAAAGCAAGCGCCAGCCAGGATCTAGTTTTAAGCCATTTATCTATCAAATAGCACTTGATAGCGGATACTCAGTTGTTTCTCAAGTGGCTGATATCGCCAGGACATTTGACATGGGAAATGGCAAAGAGTGGACACCAAAGAATTATAGTGGTGGCTTTCAAGGCTACATCACTATAAAATCAGCAATAACCCAGTCGCGTAACCTCGCAACCATAAATTTGCTAAACGACCTTGGTCTTAGCTCAGTTAGAAAACAGCTTACAGATATGGGCTTTAACGATATCCCAGAAAATTTATCTATCGCACTTGGAAGTTTTGGGATTTCGCCACTTGACTTTGCAAAATTTTACTCGATGTTCCCAAATGAGGGCGAGATGGTTGAGCCAACACTTATTAAGCATATAGAAAATAGCTTTGGGGCTTCGATGGACTATGAACCACAAAGAAAGCAAGTACTAAAACCTGAGCAGGCATTTTTGATGACTACCTTGCTTCAAAATGTCGTAAATAACGGCACTGGACGCAATGCTAAAATAAACGGTATCCAAATAGCAGGTAAAACTGGCACAACAAACAATAACATCGATGCTTGGTTTTGTGGCTACTCTCCCGATATCGAAGCGATAATATGGTACGGAAATGACGACAACAGTCCTATGAAAAAGATTGAGGGTGGTGGTAGAACAGCCGCACCTGTGTTTAAGAAATTTATGGAAGGTTACATTAAGCTTTATCCTACTTTAAGACGTGCATTTGAGCAGCCAGATGGTGTTTATAAAGGCTATTATGGAGGCAGTGACGAATACTACACAAACGACTCGCCACTACCTCAAAATATACCGGCAAATGACATCATACAAGATCAAGAAAATGATGGATTATTATTCTAG
- a CDS encoding phosphoethanolamine transferase, giving the protein MLNINKFKSISFLKFLILFTAYIFFINYIFLYKGVLSGFLQNNQFSFSIFFFLIFAIVFILVFASIFCILFVPFLLKPVAIILILASGISAYFMQAYGVIIDKDMLLNVLHTDTKEAFSYFSTGLVFWIFFTTLLPCVYVVFVKINYGNFKNELKLRVKIISFSIVAIAIIFSLTSKIFIPFFREHSNLRTALLPYYPIYSAAKLVKSIIQKPLPFTYVADDAVLANDKKKILVLIVGETQRSRNYSLNGYAKNDTNKFTKQKDVVSFTNFYSCGTATETSVPCLFSDLKRENFSNREAKARENLVDIINKLGIKTYFFDNNSGGCKGICDNLDQNHTSDHRAEGFDEVIFDEAKKVIKDANSTTFIVLHLQGSHGPIYYKGYPSKFKEFTPTCDTAELNKCTPDEIANTYDNTILYEDYLQSELINALEARKDKFEVAMFFFSDHGESLGENDIYLHGLPYSIAPDEQKHIPAIVFSSDSELLKRLRSKRDESLSHDFIFSSVLRYFGVKTKAYESEFDIFR; this is encoded by the coding sequence GTGCTAAATATTAATAAATTTAAAAGTATCAGTTTTTTAAAGTTTCTGATTTTATTTACTGCTTACATATTTTTTATAAATTATATATTTTTATACAAAGGCGTTCTTTCAGGCTTTCTACAAAATAATCAATTCTCTTTTTCTATATTCTTTTTTCTTATATTTGCAATTGTCTTTATCTTAGTTTTCGCTAGTATTTTTTGTATCTTATTTGTGCCTTTTTTGCTAAAGCCAGTTGCAATTATTTTGATTTTAGCAAGTGGCATATCTGCTTACTTTATGCAAGCATATGGTGTTATTATAGATAAAGATATGTTATTAAATGTCCTACACACCGATACCAAAGAAGCTTTTAGTTACTTTAGCACAGGTTTAGTTTTTTGGATATTTTTTACAACCTTATTACCTTGCGTATATGTAGTATTTGTAAAAATTAACTATGGTAATTTCAAAAATGAGCTTAAATTAAGAGTAAAAATTATCTCATTTTCTATAGTTGCGATAGCTATCATATTTTCATTAACGTCTAAAATTTTTATACCATTTTTTAGAGAGCATTCGAATTTAAGGACCGCATTGCTCCCATACTATCCCATCTACTCGGCTGCAAAGCTAGTAAAATCGATCATACAAAAACCACTACCTTTTACTTATGTAGCAGATGATGCGGTACTAGCTAATGATAAAAAGAAAATTTTAGTTTTGATAGTTGGCGAGACACAAAGGAGCAGAAACTACTCACTAAATGGCTACGCCAAAAACGATACGAATAAATTTACTAAACAAAAAGATGTGGTAAGTTTTACAAATTTCTACTCATGTGGAACAGCCACAGAGACTAGTGTGCCTTGCTTATTTTCAGACTTAAAGCGAGAAAATTTTAGTAACCGTGAAGCTAAAGCTCGTGAAAATTTAGTTGATATCATCAATAAGCTTGGCATAAAAACATACTTTTTTGATAACAATAGCGGCGGCTGCAAGGGTATTTGTGACAATCTTGATCAAAACCATACTTCAGATCATAGAGCAGAAGGCTTTGACGAAGTGATATTTGATGAGGCCAAAAAAGTCATCAAAGATGCAAATTCCACCACCTTTATCGTGCTACATCTTCAAGGCTCACACGGCCCTATCTATTACAAAGGCTACCCAAGCAAATTTAAAGAATTTACCCCAACGTGCGACACCGCCGAGCTAAATAAATGCACCCCAGATGAGATAGCAAATACCTATGACAACACCATTTTATATGAGGACTACCTACAAAGCGAGCTGATAAACGCTCTTGAAGCAAGAAAAGATAAATTTGAAGTTGCCATGTTCTTTTTTTCAGATCATGGAGAGAGTCTAGGCGAAAATGATATATATTTACATGGTCTACCTTACTCCATCGCTCCAGATGAGCAAAAACACATCCCAGCCATCGTCTTTTCAAGCGATAGTGAGCTTTTAAAAAGGCTAAGAAGTAAGAGAGATGAGAGTCTTTCTCATGATTTTATATTTAGCTCAGTTCTTAGATATTTTGGTGTTAAAACTAAGGCTTACGAGTCAGAATTTGATATTTTTAGGTAG
- a CDS encoding 3-isopropylmalate dehydratase, whose amino-acid sequence MSHYDIAFIKFDQVVLFLHVCFVALFVGLQAGLVLVGSYFIKNKFEDKERYHILLHIIRRFGIAIFILILCVIATSVVIIFGFYDADLTNPMASAMVATKCAIELFLLLNLSYIFYRYKKALKALRSHEMIELNESLIVIIYYFTPLNLLASLAAIYLGISYKVFL is encoded by the coding sequence ATGAGTCATTACGATATAGCTTTTATAAAATTTGACCAAGTAGTACTATTTTTGCATGTATGCTTTGTAGCTCTTTTTGTGGGGCTACAAGCCGGTCTTGTGCTTGTTGGAAGCTACTTTATAAAAAATAAATTTGAAGACAAAGAACGCTACCACATCTTACTTCACATTATAAGACGCTTTGGCATTGCGATTTTCATACTAATCCTTTGCGTGATAGCGACAAGTGTGGTTATAATTTTTGGATTTTATGATGCAGATTTGACAAATCCTATGGCAAGTGCAATGGTAGCAACAAAATGTGCAATAGAACTATTTTTGTTATTAAATTTAAGTTATATATTTTATAGATACAAAAAGGCCTTAAAAGCACTAAGATCGCATGAAATGATCGAGCTAAATGAGAGTTTGATCGTTATAATTTATTACTTCACACCGCTAAATTTATTAGCTTCCCTAGCAGCTATTTATCTTGGCATAAGCTATAAGGTATTTTTATGA